The following is a genomic window from Acidimicrobiales bacterium.
GGCTGTTGGGGACCCCGGTGCTGCCGGTGCGCGCCAAGGCGGTCGAGTACCACGGCGGGTCGAGCCGGCACCGCGACAGCGAGCTCGACCTGGCCAGCCTCGGCTTCGCCTGCTACCTGGAGCCGCTCACCGCCGAGCGGGGCGCGTTGCGCGTGGTGCCCGGCTCGCACCGCGGGGATCCGGGCGCATCGTCGTCGTCCTCCGAGGTCGCCGTCGAGACGTCGCCCGGTGACGTGATCGTGTTCGACGAGCACCTCCTGCATGCCAGCGACGGCGGCGAGGTCCGGCACCAGTGGCGGGTCGACTACGTCGCCCGACCCACCGGCGCCGACGCCGACGCGCAGTCGATCGTGCGCGACTACTTCGCGGCGATGTTCTCACCGGAGTGGGACGGCGGCTACGACCTCGACGCCTACCCCACCTACGGGCCGCACTGGCGGCGGGTGTGCCCCCCGGCCGACGACGCCCTGCTCGACGCCGTGGGCGCCTACGCGGCCGCCGCCGAGGAGGAGGACGCCGCCCGTCGACGCCGACCTCCACGCCCCGCGCCGGAGCACCCGTGAGCTCAGAAGACGGGGACGTCGGGGTCCAGGCCCAGTAGGACGGCGCCGGCGGTGGTGAGCGTGTCGTCCTTGACCAGGAAGTGCTGGGTGATCGCGTGGACGTCGCGCAGGCGGCGCTGCAGGGGCGAGTCGGTGTAGAGGGACGTGCCGCCGCCGGCGCGGTAGGCGGCGTCGACCACGGCCGCCGCCCGGTCGGTGGCCCAGGCCGCGGCCGCCCGGGCCAGCCCACTCTGCTCCAGCGTGAACGGGCCGTCGTCGCGGGTCGCGGTCTCCCAGGCTGCGCCGGCCGTCTCGTGGACCAGCGCCCGGGCGGCCCGCAGCTCGGTGTCGGCGGTCGCCAGCGCGAACTGGAACCGCGGGTTGGTCGCCAGCGGCGCCGCGGCGAAGAGCGGCACCTTGCCGGCGGCGAGGGCCACGACGTCGTCGAGCGCGGCCCGGGCGGTGCCGAGCGCCGCGGCGGCGATCGTCAGTGCGTACAGCGACGGTGGGGGCACGCGCAGGATCGGCGCGTCGACGCACGGCTCCGCGGTCATGACGGCGACCGTGCGGCCGGCCGGGACGACGACGTCGTCGACGCGGACGTGGTGGCTGCCGGTGCCGCAGAGCCCCGACACCCGCCAGGTGTCCTCGATCACCACCTGGTCGGGTGAGAAGACGGCGATGCGCAGCTGGGGCTCACCGTCGACCACCCCTTCGATGCAGTTGCCGTACAGCACGTCGGCGTGCTCGCAGCCGCTGGCGAAGCCCCAGCGCCCGCTCACCCGGTAGCCGCCGTCGTCCGGCGCGATCGACCCCGACGGGCTGATGGCACCGGCGACGACGACGTCCCCGCCGGGGAACAGGTCGTCGAAGGTGGCACGGGGCAGCCCGGCGAGGTCGCACCAGGCGCCGCCACCGATCATCACGGTCCAGGCCAGCGACGCGTCGGCCCGGGCGAGGGCCTCGTAGACCCGCAGCGC
Proteins encoded in this region:
- a CDS encoding acyl-CoA dehydrogenase family protein, producing the protein MTAVDETTPTTPTTTTTTPTTTPTTPEGVLDAVRALAPTIAARAGEIEAARRVPPDLLDEVARAGAFRLLLPPSHGGLGADLPSALRVYEALARADASLAWTVMIGGGAWCDLAGLPRATFDDLFPGGDVVVAGAISPSGSIAPDDGGYRVSGRWGFASGCEHADVLYGNCIEGVVDGEPQLRIAVFSPDQVVIEDTWRVSGLCGTGSHHVRVDDVVVPAGRTVAVMTAEPCVDAPILRVPPPSLYALTIAAAALGTARAALDDVVALAAGKVPLFAAAPLATNPRFQFALATADTELRAARALVHETAGAAWETATRDDGPFTLEQSGLARAAAAWATDRAAAVVDAAYRAGGGTSLYTDSPLQRRLRDVHAITQHFLVKDDTLTTAGAVLLGLDPDVPVF
- a CDS encoding phytanoyl-CoA dioxygenase family protein; this translates as MEIDVEQFRSDGFVVLRDAFDPAPLIAEVTEAFAEGFGDVGPNNVSAEAAIAFRYLPLMSERAPVSLELLHGFSATAAGLLGTPVLPVRAKAVEYHGGSSRHRDSELDLASLGFACYLEPLTAERGALRVVPGSHRGDPGASSSSSEVAVETSPGDVIVFDEHLLHASDGGEVRHQWRVDYVARPTGADADAQSIVRDYFAAMFSPEWDGGYDLDAYPTYGPHWRRVCPPADDALLDAVGAYAAAAEEEDAARRRRPPRPAPEHP